The following proteins come from a genomic window of Aequorivita marisscotiae:
- a CDS encoding DUF6252 family protein has translation MKTFNKTILVLMAVLAVSLTSCKKDDDGGDDPQGGTGTFSAKVDGNSFTGMQGTVVAQLSNSGSSQVLAISGGTEQSENLQMMILNFDGEGTYDLNFMNLGTYSYLPDPGNPDPNTVVIYTTLGTGQGNNGTLSISSFDGNTVKGTFRFTGFNLDDNNDTVEVTEGQFNIEVTNN, from the coding sequence ATGAAAACTTTCAACAAAACAATTTTAGTATTAATGGCTGTACTAGCAGTTAGTTTAACGTCTTGTAAAAAGGATGATGACGGTGGCGACGATCCACAGGGTGGCACAGGAACATTCTCGGCAAAAGTAGATGGTAACAGCTTTACGGGGATGCAGGGAACTGTGGTAGCACAGTTATCCAATTCTGGCTCTTCGCAAGTTTTAGCTATAAGTGGCGGAACTGAGCAATCTGAAAACCTGCAAATGATGATTCTAAACTTTGATGGTGAAGGCACTTACGACCTTAATTTTATGAATTTAGGTACGTACAGCTACCTTCCAGATCCAGGAAATCCAGATCCAAACACAGTTGTAATTTATACAACTTTAGGAACGGGACAGGGAAATAATGGTACACTGAGCATTTCTAGCTTTGATGGCAATACTGTAAAAGGAACGTTCAGATTTACAGGGTTTAATTTAGATGACAACAACGACACAGTTGAGGTGACTGAAGGCCAGTTCAACATTGAGGTTACTAATAACTAA
- a CDS encoding PQQ-binding-like beta-propeller repeat protein has protein sequence MKTSICFYVFLCLAFCTENVLLAQRAEEPDFRYDTGAKINEMQLTQGGTMVVATNDGLVGIKPGSNQLLFNFTEYGRVKPEELTFVSNAPYVVIFQGGFANLNSKKTVIDYISGKTLFSTESNGWKDVITLNVMMPQNKLVVSGNRTSKEQYAQQVAVYDLNTGKEDYRFDIGEPGRVGIAKTYMVTGTPLLLKNSLVVPTSQGVFNMKAQTGELIWKNDMKNMNALVADASETEIYAFESVNQGKNTRIHKLGINGAELWKDDHKVKGQIANFQILPNGIAVVSNQSDGGSNSVFAAKNESNIAFLSATNGEDLWDKAPKTKGYVQHFYVMEDGILFGIYEGGINKISFDGQTLFKKPLKTGENILTMAHTPQGLIYITSEDANIVNLSNGEQVWKKPLKYKRAGAVSSTFDKKNNRYLISADETLYAVDANSGEVSTLAESKFDGKEDPSHVEIRDGGILLTSDQNMQLIDWNGGKQWHEYYRAPGKSAMGAILAGVAAVAAATTAVAAANSSVQNRLAGYDDRADREADLAGGMAAASGASIAEMLKRFKATAATKNDQFILTKLDDGVGLVKINKDSGNKEKEIVLKDKKPEYVVDEIGGILYYKADNNSIFAYDLKK, from the coding sequence ATGAAAACTTCAATTTGTTTTTACGTTTTTCTTTGTTTAGCATTTTGCACTGAAAACGTACTGTTAGCCCAAAGAGCGGAGGAACCAGATTTTCGCTACGATACTGGAGCCAAAATTAATGAAATGCAACTTACCCAAGGAGGTACAATGGTAGTTGCTACCAATGATGGTTTAGTGGGGATTAAGCCAGGTAGCAACCAACTGTTGTTTAATTTTACCGAATACGGACGAGTAAAACCAGAAGAACTCACCTTTGTGTCAAATGCGCCGTACGTTGTAATTTTTCAAGGAGGCTTTGCTAATTTGAATTCTAAAAAAACCGTTATTGATTATATTTCCGGTAAAACTCTTTTTAGTACCGAAAGTAATGGTTGGAAAGATGTTATAACCCTAAATGTTATGATGCCCCAAAACAAATTAGTAGTAAGCGGTAATAGAACTTCAAAAGAACAATATGCACAACAAGTAGCGGTGTACGATCTTAATACAGGAAAAGAAGATTACAGGTTTGATATTGGCGAACCCGGTCGTGTAGGGATAGCAAAAACCTATATGGTAACCGGTACGCCTCTATTATTAAAAAACAGTTTAGTGGTGCCTACGTCGCAAGGAGTTTTTAATATGAAAGCCCAAACGGGAGAACTTATTTGGAAAAACGATATGAAAAATATGAATGCGCTTGTTGCCGATGCTTCAGAAACTGAAATATATGCTTTTGAATCGGTAAACCAAGGAAAAAATACCCGCATTCACAAATTAGGAATAAATGGCGCGGAGCTTTGGAAAGATGATCATAAAGTAAAAGGGCAAATAGCTAATTTTCAAATTTTACCAAATGGAATTGCGGTAGTGAGTAACCAGAGTGATGGTGGTAGTAACAGCGTTTTTGCCGCAAAAAATGAATCGAACATTGCATTTTTGAGCGCAACTAACGGTGAAGATCTTTGGGATAAAGCCCCAAAAACCAAAGGGTATGTACAACATTTTTACGTGATGGAAGACGGTATTCTCTTCGGGATTTATGAAGGTGGAATTAATAAAATTTCTTTTGATGGTCAAACGCTTTTCAAAAAACCACTAAAAACTGGTGAAAATATCTTAACAATGGCGCATACGCCACAGGGGTTAATTTATATTACTTCGGAAGATGCTAATATTGTAAATCTCAGCAACGGAGAACAAGTTTGGAAAAAACCCTTAAAATATAAAAGAGCTGGCGCGGTAAGCTCTACTTTCGATAAAAAGAACAATCGCTACTTAATTAGTGCTGATGAAACTTTGTATGCCGTAGATGCAAATTCCGGTGAAGTAAGCACATTAGCCGAATCTAAATTTGATGGCAAGGAAGATCCCTCGCACGTAGAAATTCGCGATGGAGGAATTTTACTTACGAGCGATCAAAATATGCAATTAATAGATTGGAATGGTGGCAAGCAATGGCACGAATATTATCGCGCTCCAGGGAAAAGTGCAATGGGAGCTATTTTGGCAGGTGTTGCAGCGGTTGCCGCAGCAACAACGGCAGTGGCTGCAGCTAACTCATCTGTACAAAACAGACTTGCAGGCTATGATGACAGAGCCGATCGCGAAGCAGATTTAGCGGGAGGAATGGCTGCTGCTAGTGGTGCATCTATTGCCGAAATGCTCAAGCGTTTTAAAGCTACAGCAGCAACTAAAAACGACCAATTTATACTTACAAAATTGGATGATGGCGTTGGGTTAGTAAAGATTAACAAAGACTCCGGAAACAAGGAAAAAGAAATTGTTCTAAAAGATAAAAAGCCAGAATATGTTGTAGACGAAATAGGTGGCATACTATATTACAAAGCAGATAATAATTCCATTTTTGCATACGATCTTAAAAAGTAA
- the alaS gene encoding alanine--tRNA ligase: MKSQEIRSQFLEFFKSKQHTIVPSAPMVVKNDPTLMFINSGMAPFKEYFLGNGTPKSNRIADTQKCLRVSGKHNDLEEVGMDTYHHTMFEMLGNWSFGDYFKKEAIEWAWELLTEVYKIDKDSLYVTIFEGDESESLERDTEAYNLWKQFVPEDRILNGNKKDNFWEMGDQGPCGPCSEIHIDIRSAAEKAKISGKDLVNQDHPQVVEVWNLVFMQFNRKANGSLEKLASQHVDTGMGFERLCMALQNKQSNYDTDVFTPLIREIEAITNSKYGKDEKKDIATRVIADHIRAVAFSIADGQLPSNTGAGYVIRRILRRAIRYGFTFLDKKEPFIYKLVATLSAQMGEAFPELITEKNLITNVIREEEQSFLRTLDQGLVLLENVIETADSKEISGKKAFELYDTFGFPIDLTALILRERGYSLNEKEFDAELQQQKNRSRAATKVETGDWEVLEKDDVEEFVGYDTLETQVRITRYRKVESKKDGEMYQLVFNLTPFYPEGGGQVGDKGYLKAADGGVTYIVDTKKENNLIIHFTKTLPRNLDATFTAVVDQLQRSRTASNHTATHLLHQALRNILGEHVAQKGSMVHSRNLRFDFSHFAKVTDEQLKQVEDFVNARIREGIALEEKRNIPYQQAIDQGAIALFGEKYGDAVRAIKFGKSIELCGGTHVPNTNDIWHFIITSEGAVASGIRRIEAITGDAAKQYFIDRSESFASLQKALNNAQDPVKAVESLQEENSILQKQIQQLLKDKAKNLKGDLKAEIENINGINFLAKRIDLDAGGMKDLAFEMGGETENLFLVFGTEKDGKALLACYISKELASEKNLDAGKIIRELGKYIQGGGGGQAFFATAGGKNPAGIEEALSKAKEFIK; the protein is encoded by the coding sequence ATGAAGTCTCAGGAAATACGTTCCCAATTTTTAGAATTTTTTAAATCGAAACAACATACCATTGTACCTTCTGCACCGATGGTAGTAAAAAACGACCCAACCCTAATGTTTATAAACAGTGGGATGGCACCGTTTAAAGAGTATTTCTTAGGGAATGGCACCCCAAAAAGCAATCGGATAGCCGATACTCAAAAATGTCTTCGCGTTAGCGGAAAGCACAACGATTTGGAAGAAGTGGGCATGGATACCTACCACCACACCATGTTTGAAATGTTAGGCAATTGGAGCTTTGGTGATTATTTTAAAAAGGAAGCCATTGAATGGGCGTGGGAACTGTTAACCGAAGTTTATAAAATTGATAAAGATAGCCTCTACGTTACCATTTTTGAAGGCGACGAAAGTGAAAGTTTAGAACGCGATACCGAAGCATACAATCTTTGGAAACAATTTGTGCCCGAAGACCGAATTTTAAACGGAAATAAAAAGGACAATTTCTGGGAAATGGGCGACCAAGGTCCTTGTGGTCCGTGTAGCGAAATACATATTGATATTCGTTCTGCTGCAGAAAAAGCTAAAATTTCCGGGAAGGACTTGGTAAACCAAGACCATCCGCAAGTTGTGGAAGTTTGGAATTTGGTTTTTATGCAGTTCAATCGGAAAGCTAACGGAAGCTTAGAAAAATTGGCTTCACAACACGTAGATACCGGAATGGGTTTTGAACGTTTGTGTATGGCACTTCAAAACAAACAAAGTAATTACGACACCGATGTTTTTACACCGCTAATTCGTGAAATTGAAGCGATAACAAATTCAAAATACGGAAAAGACGAAAAGAAAGATATTGCAACTCGCGTTATTGCAGACCATATACGTGCCGTAGCTTTTTCAATTGCAGATGGTCAATTGCCAAGCAATACAGGTGCTGGCTACGTAATTAGAAGAATTTTACGAAGAGCAATTCGCTACGGATTTACATTTTTGGATAAAAAGGAACCGTTTATTTATAAACTCGTGGCAACTTTAAGCGCACAAATGGGCGAAGCTTTTCCAGAACTTATTACCGAAAAAAATTTGATAACAAACGTAATTCGCGAAGAGGAGCAGTCGTTTCTTCGTACGCTCGATCAAGGTTTGGTATTGCTCGAAAACGTTATTGAAACTGCAGATTCCAAAGAAATTTCTGGAAAAAAAGCTTTTGAATTGTACGATACCTTCGGTTTCCCGATAGATTTAACAGCATTGATTCTCCGCGAACGCGGCTATTCTTTAAACGAAAAGGAATTTGATGCCGAGCTGCAACAACAAAAAAATCGCTCTCGTGCTGCAACAAAAGTGGAAACGGGAGATTGGGAGGTTTTGGAAAAGGACGATGTTGAAGAATTTGTAGGGTACGACACTCTGGAAACACAAGTAAGAATTACCCGTTACCGAAAGGTGGAAAGTAAAAAAGATGGCGAAATGTACCAACTTGTTTTTAACCTGACCCCTTTTTATCCCGAGGGTGGAGGCCAAGTGGGCGATAAGGGTTATCTAAAGGCGGCAGACGGCGGCGTTACATATATTGTAGATACAAAAAAGGAAAATAATTTAATTATTCACTTTACAAAAACGCTTCCGCGAAATTTAGATGCTACTTTTACAGCTGTGGTAGATCAACTTCAACGAAGCCGAACTGCTTCAAACCATACTGCCACACACTTACTTCACCAAGCTTTGCGAAATATTTTAGGCGAACATGTTGCTCAAAAAGGAAGTATGGTACACAGCCGAAATTTGCGTTTTGACTTTTCACATTTTGCAAAAGTTACCGATGAACAATTGAAACAAGTTGAAGACTTTGTAAATGCGCGAATCCGTGAGGGAATCGCTTTAGAAGAAAAACGTAACATTCCGTACCAACAAGCTATTGACCAAGGTGCAATTGCGTTATTTGGCGAAAAATACGGCGATGCGGTTCGGGCCATAAAATTCGGCAAATCAATAGAACTGTGCGGCGGTACGCATGTGCCGAATACTAACGATATTTGGCATTTTATAATTACTTCGGAAGGGGCTGTTGCATCTGGAATCCGGCGGATTGAAGCCATAACGGGCGATGCTGCAAAACAGTATTTTATTGACAGAAGCGAATCTTTTGCCTCACTTCAAAAAGCGCTGAACAATGCGCAAGACCCAGTAAAGGCAGTGGAAAGTTTGCAAGAAGAAAACAGCATATTGCAAAAACAGATTCAACAGTTGTTAAAAGACAAAGCAAAGAATTTAAAAGGCGATCTAAAGGCTGAAATAGAAAATATAAACGGAATAAACTTTCTTGCGAAAAGGATAGATTTAGACGCCGGTGGTATGAAAGATTTAGCTTTTGAAATGGGCGGCGAAACCGAAAATCTATTTCTGGTATTTGGAACTGAAAAAGATGGAAAGGCACTTTTGGCGTGTTATATTTCAAAAGAATTGGCTTCGGAAAAAAACCTCGATGCCGGAAAAATTATTCGCGAACTCGGAAAATACATTCAAGGCGGCGGCGGCGGACAAGCATTCTTTGCAACTGCGGGAGGCAAAAACCCTGCAGGAATTGAAGAAGCTTTATCAAAAGCAAAGGAATTTATAAAGTAG
- a CDS encoding GSCFA domain-containing protein: MKLQTEIPLSAEENQIDYTSKVLLMGSCFSENIGAKFNYFKFKNLQNPIGVIFNPVSIEKLVVRAIENKLFSEADIFEHNGIWKCFEAHSELAALDKNEFLANLNLALKNLREALFTSTHIIFTFGTSWVYRHLENNEIVANCHKLSQQYFQKELLSIEAILSSIQNISEKINTVNKGAQLIFTVSPVRHLKDGFTENSLSKAHLISAIQQSLSLRAQSRSFYFPSYEIMMDELRDYRFYAEDLLHPNKTAIEIIWNKFSKAWISSETETLQKEIASIQSGLRHKSFNPKSAEHLQFLDKLERKIATLQQRFPHIQF; encoded by the coding sequence ATGAAACTTCAAACGGAAATACCGCTGAGCGCAGAAGAAAATCAGATAGATTACACTTCCAAAGTGCTTTTAATGGGAAGCTGTTTTTCGGAAAATATTGGGGCTAAGTTTAACTATTTCAAATTTAAAAATCTACAAAATCCGATTGGGGTTATTTTCAATCCAGTATCTATTGAAAAACTTGTAGTTCGAGCAATCGAAAACAAATTATTTTCCGAAGCAGATATTTTTGAGCACAACGGAATCTGGAAATGTTTTGAAGCGCATTCTGAGCTGGCGGCTTTAGATAAAAATGAATTTCTAGCCAATCTGAATTTGGCATTAAAAAACCTTCGGGAAGCGTTATTCACTTCAACACATATTATATTCACGTTCGGAACTTCTTGGGTTTACAGACACTTGGAAAATAATGAAATAGTTGCGAATTGCCACAAACTTTCGCAGCAGTATTTCCAAAAGGAGTTACTTTCTATTGAAGCTATTTTAAGCAGTATTCAGAATATTTCAGAAAAAATTAATACTGTAAATAAAGGGGCTCAACTTATTTTTACGGTATCCCCAGTTCGGCATCTTAAAGATGGTTTCACTGAAAATTCGCTCAGTAAGGCACATCTTATTTCCGCAATCCAGCAATCATTGTCACTTCGAGCGCAGTCGAGAAGTTTCTATTTTCCATCGTATGAAATTATGATGGACGAGTTGCGCGATTACCGTTTTTACGCCGAAGATTTGCTTCACCCTAACAAAACGGCTATCGAAATTATTTGGAATAAATTTTCAAAAGCGTGGATTTCTTCGGAAACGGAAACTCTTCAGAAAGAAATAGCTTCAATTCAAAGTGGTTTGCGTCACAAATCTTTCAACCCTAAAAGTGCGGAACATCTTCAATTCTTGGATAAACTTGAACGGAAAATTGCAACTCTTCAACAACGATTTCCGCATATCCAATTTTAA
- a CDS encoding M23 family metallopeptidase, whose translation MSKVKYYYDSETLSYRKIERKKGRKLKIFILSFLGMALSGFLWFLVYINLPQVQTPKELALQRELNNMELQFELLNKKIDQAQAVLAEVEERDNNLYRVYFESNPIPEEQRRAGFGGINRYKDLEGFNNSKLIINTTRNLDVLTKQIVIQSKSLDEIAKLAEEKEKLLAAIPAIQPVKNEDLTRMASGYGYRTDPFTKARKFHYGMDFTAPRGTPVYATGDGKVTRADNTATGYGNHVVINHGYGYESLYAHLYKYNVRVGQKVQRGDIIGFVGSTGRSEAPHCHYEVFKDNERINPINFYYGSLTAEEFADILRKSQEENQSLD comes from the coding sequence ATGTCTAAGGTTAAATATTACTACGATAGCGAAACGCTCTCGTACCGAAAAATAGAAAGAAAAAAAGGGAGAAAGTTAAAAATCTTTATCCTGAGTTTTCTGGGTATGGCACTGAGTGGTTTTTTATGGTTCCTAGTTTATATAAATCTCCCCCAAGTACAAACCCCCAAAGAATTGGCGCTTCAACGCGAGTTAAACAATATGGAACTCCAGTTTGAACTTTTAAACAAAAAGATTGATCAGGCACAGGCCGTACTTGCCGAAGTTGAGGAAAGAGACAACAATTTGTATCGCGTGTATTTTGAATCGAACCCTATTCCCGAAGAACAGCGACGCGCTGGTTTTGGAGGAATAAACCGATACAAGGATTTAGAGGGTTTCAACAATTCAAAATTAATAATAAATACCACCCGCAATTTAGATGTATTGACCAAACAGATTGTAATCCAATCTAAATCTTTGGACGAAATAGCAAAACTCGCAGAAGAAAAAGAGAAACTTTTGGCAGCTATTCCAGCCATACAGCCAGTAAAAAATGAAGACCTTACCCGCATGGCCTCTGGTTACGGTTACCGCACAGATCCATTTACAAAAGCGCGCAAGTTTCACTACGGAATGGATTTTACCGCACCTCGAGGAACACCGGTATACGCAACGGGCGACGGTAAAGTTACACGTGCCGATAATACTGCAACTGGCTACGGAAACCACGTGGTAATAAACCACGGCTATGGTTACGAAAGTTTATACGCACATTTGTATAAATACAATGTTCGTGTAGGGCAAAAGGTACAACGCGGCGATATCATTGGGTTTGTTGGTAGCACCGGAAGAAGTGAAGCACCGCATTGCCATTACGAAGTTTTTAAAGACAATGAGCGTATTAACCCAATTAACTTTTACTACGGAAGCTTAACTGCAGAAGAATTTGCAGATATTTTAAGAAAGTCGCAGGAAGAAAACCAATCGCTGGATTAA
- a CDS encoding LemA family protein, translated as MKKWLPLIIIVGVILIIGGYLASLNNKLVVLDQKATAQWANVESSYQRRADLIPNIVSTAKGYAEFEQETLIAVTEARSKATSINVDPTNITPEQLAQFQQAQAGVSSALSRLLAVFERYPDLKANENFKELINELERTENRINVERNRFNETARMLNTKLNQFPTKLFAGILGFHEKAYFKADAGSENAPKVDFDFGKDTK; from the coding sequence ATGAAAAAATGGTTACCTCTTATTATAATTGTTGGCGTTATTTTAATTATCGGAGGCTACTTGGCCAGCCTCAACAATAAATTGGTAGTCTTAGACCAAAAGGCCACCGCACAATGGGCTAATGTTGAAAGCTCCTACCAACGTCGTGCAGACTTAATTCCGAATATTGTAAGTACCGCAAAAGGCTATGCAGAATTTGAGCAGGAAACCCTTATTGCCGTTACCGAAGCCCGTAGCAAGGCCACATCAATTAATGTAGATCCTACAAATATTACCCCAGAGCAATTGGCACAATTTCAACAAGCGCAGGCTGGCGTTAGTTCTGCCCTATCGCGTCTTTTAGCAGTTTTTGAAAGATATCCGGATTTAAAGGCTAATGAAAATTTTAAAGAATTAATAAACGAACTAGAGCGTACCGAAAACCGTATAAATGTTGAACGAAATAGGTTTAACGAAACTGCTCGTATGTTAAATACTAAGCTAAATCAATTTCCTACAAAACTCTTCGCAGGAATTCTTGGTTTCCACGAAAAAGCATACTTTAAAGCTGATGCCGGTAGCGAAAATGCACCAAAAGTAGATTTCGACTTCGGAAAAGATACGAAATAA
- a CDS encoding DUF6498-containing protein, whose protein sequence is MWKAILLPTKSNFVLWANALFLLLLLAFKLADPLTIVFAYFLETIVIGIIHLAKLALVSKYGKKSTDPNAQLTGIPLMLFFTVHYGMFVAIQSIFAFTLFQGSVPGIKDGFYLLHNYTYLLSSAGMPLILASIFINNLSYFYTNFIKNEKYKEYAPDNIMMKPYVRIFIQQFVVILAFFFFMLSNDGYVAAILLILFRLFIDLVLFSIKKDGRMLELLSKKIAKSPEEYSKIEKQLQEYSE, encoded by the coding sequence ATGTGGAAAGCAATTTTATTACCAACCAAATCCAACTTCGTTTTATGGGCAAATGCGCTCTTTCTGTTATTGCTTTTAGCCTTTAAATTAGCCGATCCGTTAACCATTGTTTTTGCCTATTTTTTAGAAACTATCGTTATTGGAATTATCCATTTGGCAAAATTAGCTCTGGTAAGCAAATACGGAAAAAAATCTACCGATCCAAATGCGCAACTTACCGGAATTCCGTTAATGCTCTTTTTTACTGTGCATTACGGTATGTTTGTAGCTATTCAATCTATTTTTGCCTTTACACTTTTTCAAGGCTCAGTTCCCGGGATTAAGGATGGTTTTTATTTACTTCACAACTACACCTATTTACTGAGTAGCGCAGGAATGCCTTTAATTTTGGCTTCTATTTTCATAAATAACTTAAGCTACTTTTACACAAATTTTATTAAAAATGAAAAGTATAAAGAGTACGCGCCAGATAACATTATGATGAAACCCTACGTACGTATATTTATACAACAATTTGTAGTGATTTTAGCATTCTTCTTTTTTATGCTTTCCAATGACGGTTACGTTGCCGCAATACTTTTAATACTGTTTAGGCTTTTTATAGATTTGGTATTGTTCTCTATAAAAAAAGACGGAAGGATGTTGGAGCTGCTCTCAAAAAAAATAGCAAAATCGCCAGAAGAATATTCAAAAATAGAAAAGCAGCTACAGGAATATAGCGAATAA
- a CDS encoding tetratricopeptide repeat-containing sensor histidine kinase encodes MKKLSCIALFLIFGISSLFSQSAQKKIDSLMVVAESSNDSVRLRIFNRVSFYYIFNEPVRAKKLLLKGIKASQQKNNPFSEAELTNTYGIYYDVSGNSDSAKYYFEKALDISQAHNYKTITIMVINNLGMFHWNKGNYQEALYYFFQALEMNKSEISSSSADTYYSNIGLIYQEMGLPDKALEYHNQALELRRAIGDKKNIAISLNNIGISLSQKNKYNEAEKAFNEAVKAAEEANEYGVLYNTLNGLANLHIATGAYTKAIPILQKSISERNRLNIERRANLSAIANIISAYLGSGQINKAKDYIETGNNFLVEFPDLLVSAVDFYGAASQVYFMENNYTEGMRYFEKALAAKDSIFSTENAEKTANLETKFKVSERERDLAETRANLAESELKVEQKNTFIFGMTALVLILGLLGYLLYNQQKLKNRQLKKEGELKTALAKIETQNQLQEQRLRISRDLHDNIGSQLTFIISSIDNLQYGFSEKNEKLNEKLNSISKFTGQTIFELRDTIWAMNKTDISIGDLQARIANFIEKAGIASNVNFQFHLDNSIEKEIVYNSIQGMNIYRIIQEAVNNALKYSEATAITVHFSKMLHTAKTKGKTEFIYKIEIIDNGKGFNPEKITFGNGIANMKKRTEDLRGKLEIISEKETGTTIVLKF; translated from the coding sequence ATGAAAAAACTTTCGTGTATTGCACTTTTTCTAATATTCGGGATTTCCTCACTTTTTTCTCAGTCTGCACAAAAAAAAATAGACAGTTTAATGGTGGTTGCCGAAAGCTCAAACGACTCGGTGAGGCTCAGGATTTTTAATCGCGTTAGTTTTTACTACATTTTTAATGAACCGGTACGAGCGAAAAAATTATTGTTAAAAGGCATAAAAGCTTCACAGCAAAAAAACAATCCGTTTTCTGAGGCAGAACTTACTAATACGTACGGAATTTACTACGATGTTTCGGGAAATTCAGATTCGGCAAAATATTATTTTGAAAAAGCATTAGATATAAGCCAAGCCCACAATTATAAAACAATTACCATTATGGTAATTAATAACTTGGGCATGTTTCATTGGAATAAAGGCAATTATCAAGAAGCGTTATATTACTTTTTTCAAGCCTTAGAGATGAATAAAAGCGAAATTTCCAGTTCGTCTGCAGATACATATTATAGCAATATAGGGCTAATTTACCAGGAAATGGGCCTTCCGGACAAAGCCTTGGAATATCACAACCAAGCGCTAGAACTACGGCGTGCGATAGGAGATAAAAAGAATATTGCCATTTCGTTAAACAATATTGGAATTTCCCTGTCGCAGAAAAACAAGTATAACGAAGCTGAAAAAGCATTTAATGAAGCTGTAAAAGCAGCCGAAGAAGCAAACGAATACGGAGTGCTTTACAATACTTTAAACGGATTGGCCAATTTGCACATTGCAACGGGAGCTTACACCAAGGCAATTCCTATTTTACAAAAATCTATTTCGGAAAGAAACCGTTTGAATATTGAAAGACGGGCAAATCTTTCGGCAATTGCCAATATTATTTCGGCATATTTAGGCTCCGGGCAAATAAATAAGGCTAAAGATTATATTGAAACCGGAAATAACTTTTTAGTTGAATTTCCCGACCTTTTGGTTTCGGCCGTAGATTTTTACGGGGCCGCTTCCCAAGTGTATTTTATGGAGAACAACTATACTGAAGGAATGCGTTATTTTGAAAAGGCCCTTGCCGCAAAAGACAGTATTTTTTCTACTGAAAATGCCGAAAAAACCGCAAACTTAGAAACAAAATTTAAAGTTTCCGAAAGGGAAAGAGATCTTGCCGAAACACGTGCCAATCTTGCAGAAAGCGAACTAAAAGTTGAGCAAAAAAACACTTTTATTTTCGGGATGACGGCCTTGGTTTTAATACTTGGGCTTTTAGGATATTTATTGTACAATCAACAAAAATTAAAAAATAGACAGCTTAAAAAGGAAGGCGAATTAAAAACCGCCCTTGCAAAAATTGAAACCCAAAATCAATTGCAGGAACAGCGGTTGCGTATTTCGCGCGACTTGCACGACAATATTGGTTCGCAGCTCACTTTTATTATCTCTTCAATAGATAACTTGCAATACGGATTTTCAGAAAAAAATGAAAAACTGAACGAGAAATTAAATAGCATCAGCAAATTTACCGGGCAAACCATTTTTGAGTTGCGAGACACTATTTGGGCGATGAACAAAACAGATATTTCAATTGGCGATCTGCAGGCTCGCATTGCTAATTTTATTGAAAAGGCGGGTATAGCGAGCAATGTTAATTTTCAGTTTCACTTAGATAATTCTATAGAAAAGGAAATAGTTTATAATTCTATTCAAGGGATGAATATTTACAGAATAATTCAGGAAGCCGTTAACAACGCCTTAAAATATTCTGAAGCAACGGCTATAACCGTTCACTTTTCCAAAATGCTTCACACTGCTAAAACGAAAGGCAAAACTGAGTTTATTTATAAAATTGAAATAATAGACAATGGCAAAGGTTTTAATCCCGAAAAAATCACTTTTGGTAACGGTATTGCGAATATGAAAAAACGCACAGAAGACTTACGGGGAAAACTGGAAATAATTTCAGAAAAAGAAACGGGAACTACAATCGTTCTTAAATTTTAA
- a CDS encoding MerR family transcriptional regulator: MHIDLPEKLYYSIGEVAEAFSVNTSLIRFWEKEFDVLKPKKNAKGNRKFTPQDIKNLELIYHLVKERGFTLEGAKIHLKENKQKTLNQFEIIRKLESVKAELLKIKEQL, translated from the coding sequence ATGCACATTGACCTACCCGAAAAATTGTATTACAGCATTGGCGAAGTAGCCGAAGCTTTTAGCGTAAATACATCGCTAATACGTTTTTGGGAAAAGGAATTTGATGTATTAAAACCAAAGAAGAATGCCAAGGGCAACCGTAAGTTTACCCCTCAGGACATAAAAAACCTCGAATTAATTTATCATTTAGTGAAAGAACGCGGATTTACACTCGAAGGCGCTAAAATTCACTTAAAGGAAAACAAACAAAAAACACTAAATCAATTTGAGATTATTCGCAAATTGGAATCGGTAAAAGCAGAACTATTAAAAATTAAAGAACAACTCTAA